The Magnolia sinica isolate HGM2019 chromosome 9, MsV1, whole genome shotgun sequence genome contains a region encoding:
- the LOC131255988 gene encoding subtilisin-like protease SBT5.3 — MKIERLSLFLLLVLLVFSILQRPTFASKKSYIVYLGGHSHGFSASSIDYERVTDSHYEFLGSFLGSKEKAKGAIFYSYTRHINGFAANLKDEEATEISKRPEVLSVFLNQGRKLHTTRSWNFLGLERDGVIPARSIWRKARFGEDTIIGNLDTGVWPESESFNDDGMGPIPSRWKGICQNDTQVGVRCNRKLIGARYFNKGYEAYGGVINASTSSARDTEGHGTHTLSTAGGGFVPSANIYGYANGTAKGGSPNARVAAYKVCWEPINGSECFDADIIAAFDTAIHDGVDVLSVSLGGDPSTSFFNDGVAVGSFHAVKNGIVVVCSAGNSGPTPGTASNTAPWILTVGASTMDREFPSYVRLGNNMQYKGQSLSNEVLPEKFYPLISSVDCKPSNSTSHDAQLCYIGCLDPNKVKGKIVACLRGINARVEKGEAVRQAGGAGMILANDLASGNEILADAHVLPATHISATDGIAVFAYINSTKEPVVYITGPTTNLNTKPAPFMAAFSSQGPSPVSPEILKPDITAPGLSVLAAYSGVSSPTTLAFDSRRVLFNVVSGTSMSCPHVSGIVGLLKTLHPDWSPAAIRSAIMTTARSRDNMREPMNNSSFIKATPFSYGSGHIWPNRAMDPGLVYDLTTEDYVHFLCALGYNATQIAMFTDHSYSCHPTKMSSILDLNYPSIAVPYLITSTTIKRTVKNVGSPGTYTVRVDAPRGVSMSVEPTSLVFERTGEEKTFTVKLTAKRHLGSDYVFGRLIWSDGVHYVRSPIAVSSTSI, encoded by the exons ATGAAGATTGAAAggctttctctttttcttcttttagtgTTGCTTGTCTTCTCAATCTTGCAAAGACCCACCTTTGCTAGCAAAAAG TCTTATATCGTGTACTTGGGAGGGCATTCTCATGGGTTTTCAGCTTCTTCGATTGACTACGAGCGAGTGACGGATTCGCATTATGAGTTTCTGGGATCTTTCTTGGGAAG taAAGAAAAGGCGAAAGGCGCTATCTTTTACTCCTATACTAGACATATCAATGGTTTTGCTGCAAATCTCAAAGACGAAGAAGCAACAGAGATATCGA AACGGCCGGAAGTCTTGTCTGTTTTCTTAAACCAAGGAAGGAAATTACACACAACTCGGTCATGGAATTTTCTTGGGCTAGAGAGAGACGGTGTAATTCCTGCAAGATCGATATGGCGAAAAGCAAGATTTGGAGAAGATACAATCATCGGGAATCTCGACACTG GAGTGTGGCCAGAATCGGAGAGCTTTAACGATGATGGAATGGGACCAATTCCATCAAGATGGAAGGGAATATGTCAGAATGACACCCAAGTTGGAGTTCGTTGTAACAG GAAGCTGATCGGGGCCAGATATTTCAATAAAGGCTACGAGGCTTATGGGGGTGTAATCAACGCGTCCACATCCTCCGCACGTGACACCGAAGGCCATGGGACCCACACTCTATCAACGGCCGGTGGTGGCTTTGTCCCCAGTGCGAATATCTACGGCTATGCTAACGGGACAGCGAAAGGTGGGTCACCCAATGCACGTGTGGCCGCTTATAAGGTCTGCTGGGAGCCGATCAACGGTAGTGAATGCTTCGATGCAGATATCATAGCTGCATTCGATacagccatccatgatggggtTGATGTACTGTCCGTATCTCTTGGTGGGGACCCCAGCACTAGTTTTTTCAACGATGGCGTGGCCGTCGGATCATTCCACGCCGTTAAAAATGGGATCGTGGTCGTTTGTTCGGCTGGGAATTCAGGGCCCACTCCAGGTACGGCCTCAAACACAGCACCGTGGATCTTGACGGTGGGGGCCAGCACCATGGATAGGGAGTTCCCATCCTACGTTCGGCTCGGGAACAACATGCAATACAAG GGACAAAGCCTTTCCAATGAAGTCCTACCAGAGAAGTTCTATCCTCTGATCAGCTCCGTCGATTGCAAGCCTTCCAACTCGACGAGTCATGATGC ACAACTGTGTTACATTGGATGCCTTGATCCCAACAAAGTGAAAGGAAAGATCGTGGCCTGTCTTCGTGGTATTAATGCAAGAGTAGAGAAAGGTGAAGCCGTCCGTCAAGCTGGTGGGGCTGGGATGATCCTGGCCAATGATCTAGCCAGTGGAAATGAAATCCTAGCCGATGCCCACGTCCTCCCAGCCACACACATCTCAGCCACTGATGGGATTGCTGTGTTCGCCTACATTAATTCAACAAA ggAGCCTGTGGTGTACATTACGGGTCCCACTACAAATCTCAACACGAAACCTGCACCGTTCATGGCTGCCTTCTCATCTCAAGGTCCCAGTCCCGTCTCGCCCGAGATCCTTAAG CCGGATATTACAGCACCAGGGCTGAGTGTTCTTGCTGCATATAGCGGAGTATCGAGCCCAACGACCCTGGCTTTTGATTCACGTCGGGTCCTTTTCAACGTTGTATCTGGAACGTCCATGTCATGTCCTCATGTTTCTGGGATTGTGGGCCTTCTCAAGACTCTACATCCTGACTGGAGCCCAGCAGCTATTAGATCTGCAATCATGACCACTG CAAGAAGTCGAGATAACATGAGAGAGCCCATGAACAATTCCTCCTTCATCAAGGCCACACCTTTCAGCTATGGCTCCGGCCACATTTGGCCTAACCGTGCGATGGACCCTGGCCTAGTCTACGACCTGACCACCGAAGATTACGTCCACTTCCTATGCGCCCTTGGCTACAATGCAACCCAAATTGCAATGTTTACAGACCACTCTTACTCATGCCACCCTACCAAGATGTCCAGCATCCTAGATCTCAACTACCCTTCGATCGCGGTCCCTTATCTCATCACCTCCACGACCATCAAACGAACAGTCAAGAACGTTGGCTCACCGGGCACTTACACGGTCCGTGTTGATGCACCCAGAGGCGTATCAATGTCGGTTGAGCCGACTAGCCTGGTTTTCGAAAGGACAGGCGAAGAGAAGACATTTACAGTTAAGCTGACAGCCAAAAGGCATTTGGGCAGTGATTATGTTTTTGGGAGGCTTATATGGTCTGATGGTGTGCACTATGTGAGGAGTCCAATTGCAGTCTCATCTACAAGCATATAA